The Bifidobacterium bifidum ATCC 29521 = JCM 1255 = DSM 20456 region CGCCGCCAGCGGCACCAGCTGCAGCGCCTTGACGTTCGGCCACATGATCGGCCCTCCCGCGGAGAACGCGTATGCGGTGGATCCGGTCGGCGTCGACACGATGACGCCGTCACAGCCGAACGAACTCATCTCCACATCGTCCACCCGGACCGACAGCTCGACCATCTTGCCACGGTCGGCGCGCTCCAAGGTGATGTCGTTCAGCGCCCAGTCCTGCAGCGGCTCATGCGCACCCGGCAGCCACACATCTACATGGGCGATCATGCGCTCGTCAATCGAATAGTCATGGTCGGCGACGCGCCGGATCGCCTCGCTCATCTGGAAACTCTCGAATTCGGCCAGAAAACCGACATGACCCATGTTCACGCCGAGAATCGGCACCTGCGTGCAATGCACCAGTTCAGCGGCCCGCAGTATCGTGCCGTCGCCGCCAAGCACCACGACGATCTCGGTGTCCTCGTCGACCTTGTGGGTCACGCCGCCGAACTGCGGCGCCTCGACGTTGTCGATGATCGACACCTCGAACCCGACGTTGCGCAGCCGGTCGACCGCCTCAGACACCACCGTGCCGCTTTCACGCAGACGCGAATGCGTCACCACCACTGCATGCCGAGCGCAGACCATCGCACACCTCATCATCATCCGAAACGACCACGTACTGTCATCCACAATATCCCATAAGGCGCCACGAACCGTTTATCCGCCGAAAACGAAACGCAAGCGCCGCCGGCGGCGCGTCCATGAAGACCGATCCGGGGCCGGGCGGGCCCGCGCCCGCGATGCGGACGACGGCGGCATCAGCGCCAAAGAATACTAAAATGGCGAGTGCAACCAGTCTGTTGCCGCGCTTGACGCGCGCCGACGCATACGAAGGAGCGGGGACCATGTCAAATCTCGTTTTTGACGAGTCCTCAGCGAACCGCGAGGCATCGCACGGCTACGCGTGGTGGTTCTCCGGCGACACGTTCGAGAAGGCCGCCGCCGAGGAGCGCACCCGCAGGAAACGCAGCTTCATTCACCATCTCACCTCGCATCCCGGCCGTCTGACCATCATCTACTTCCTGCTGCTGGTGGCTCTGTCCACCAGTCTGTTGCTGCTGCCGGTCTCCTCACACGAAGAGGAGCCGACCAGCTTCTCCACCGCGTTCTTCACCGCCGTGTCCGCACTGTCGACATGCGGCATCTCCATCGTGAACGCGACCACGCACTGGACCGCGTTCGGCCAGGTGGTGCTGCTGGTGTCGGTGCAGATGGGCGGCTTGGGCGTCATGACGTTCGCATCGCTGATCGCCCTGGCCGCCAAC contains the following coding sequences:
- a CDS encoding NAD kinase translates to MVCARHAVVVTHSRLRESGTVVSEAVDRLRNVGFEVSIIDNVEAPQFGGVTHKVDEDTEIVVVLGGDGTILRAAELVHCTQVPILGVNMGHVGFLAEFESFQMSEAIRRVADHDYSIDERMIAHVDVWLPGAHEPLQDWALNDITLERADRGKMVELSVRVDDVEMSSFGCDGVIVSTPTGSTAYAFSAGGPIMWPNVKALQLVPLAAHALFARPLIIGAGSTFTLDILDDSSSEGWICCDGRRQCALPKGTRVEVRESKSTLRLARLSGVPFTNRLVTKFDLPVVGWREHARNGGSSAQRTRARGAADTAAVPSSGEQGADHA